The stretch of DNA ATCTTGCCGTTGCCCCGGGGCAAGGCCAGCCAGGGGAGCCAGGTTTGCAATTCCAACAGCTCGGTGGGGAGGGTGGCCTGCAGGTGATCCAGCCGGTGAAGGGGGAAAGCGGTCTTCGCGCGGTGGGCTGAAGGCAGACGCCCCCTCACACGGTCCGCCTGCTTTGGGCGCGGCGGCGCTGGCCCCAATAGCGGCGCACCAGATTGCGCGCGGCGTTCGCATGGGCGTCCAGACGGTGGCCATAGGGGCAGTGAAAAGTCCGCCCTTGACGGGTGCCCTCAACGTAAGTGCGGCACTGGCTGCAGCCGGTGCTGGTATGTGCCGGCGACACGCGCACGACCTTTATCCCGCGGTTGAAAGCGCGCTGCGGTGCCCACGACATATGCCAGTCTGCGACCGCATGCCGCCGGGCGGCGTCCGGGAAATCTCCCTGGAACTGGGCATAGTCGAGGCGCTCCAGCACCAGGGTGCCCGTCAACGTCAACAGGGGCAGCGTGAACGCCTCAAGCGCGGCGCGCGCGGCCGCGTATTCCAGAATCTGGGCAAAAGCCCGCACCTCGGGCGAATCCCCTGGGCATTCGGTGGGCCAGTGCACGTCGTACGTGACGCCCGGGCGTTTCCCCACCACAGCGGTCGCCAGCGGATGCAGGCCGATGTCCACGCCCGCCACGGCGCGACCAATCGGCTGCACCCGGCGCTGGGGCTGAGAAAAATAGAGCACGAGGAACCACTCCGCACCCTGCTGGATCAACCGGGTGCGGTCACGCAGCCAGGTCGTCGGCGTCCAGATGTCATCCACCAGATCCACACGGTGAACCAGCGCACGGCCCTGCTCCACCGCGGTGCGCACCCGTTCCCACCAGATGGCTTCGCGCTCAGGCGTCATAGGCGCCAGCAGGGCCGTCAGCAACCCATGGGCAGCTGGGTACTGCCGGTAGACCCCGTGAGACGCTGTGAGCAGCGTCGTGTACTCCTGTTCGGGGAGGCGGTGGCACTCGCTGTGAATCAGCAGGGTGCCCAGTTGCAGCAGGCGATCGTGCACGAGGATCTGATCCGTCAGCAGAAGGGCAGTGGGCCGGTAGACCTGGCCCTGATCCATGACCTGCAGGTCCTCGTCGGTGGGTTGCAGGTCACCCTGCTTGACTGCATTGAGGACCTGCGGGTAGGCCTGTCGGTTGATGCGAATAACGTGGTGGGTGGGTGGTGTATGCATGCGGTCTCCTGGCTGCGGGCATTGACCTTCTCTTTTCCCTTTCAGCACAGGATGGGTTTGCTCTGCCCAGGTGAGCCTCTTCTTTGCTTCACAGACGAATTGCGCCGCCTGTTGGGTCAGCCATGCTGCACCCTCCGGCTGTGGGGAGAAGTCGGCCAGCACTCGCGCCTGATGCCTGCAGGACGCCAGCACCGCCTTTGATGGTTGAGGGCGCATCAGCCACCCATGGTGGGTTCAAGCTGGTGGTCTGACCCACGGTGTGTTCAGGCCGATGCCAGGTGCTCACCATGGATCGACGAGCATGGGTGTCGCACCGATGCCCGCCAACAGCCAGCATGTGCCTGGAGCAGAGATTCAGCGGCTGTTCAAGATTGCGTGGAACCTCTCAAGCGGAGTCGGCGCCGTTAAGCCGAGACGCCGGAGTTCTAGGTCAATTGAAGAGGCGAGTCGTCACATGGTGACCCCCTCTGCCCTGGCAGGACGGCAAGAAGAGGCGCGCTCGTCTGAAAAGATGAGAAGAAGCAGGAGTAGAGGGAAGCTGAGCACTGACCAAGAGCGCCGAACCTCCCAGCAGGCTGGAACGGCATCCCATCAATGTGCAGCCAGATCGGGCCCGGTGAACCTGACTACGGCAGGCCGCGCTTGATACCCAGATGAGCACCATCACGCGTGATGGTGTGGACTGCCTCCGCAGCCCCTGATAGCGAGATCCCTGGTTCCGTTCACCCGTGATGGGTTCAGAGGCACGCGGTGGGTTCAACCTGGTTGGTCGCAACTGAAAGTGGGTTCATAACGCCATCTTGCTGATCAAGGGAGCAGCGCCGAGACCAGAGTAGGGCGTGTTGGCACGCCTCTGATAGAAAGGTTCGTGAGGCATGAATAGCTTGGCTTACTGCCTAGTTCCGAAGTCGAGGAACACCCCCTGAAACGGAGGCCAGACTTTTAGGGCCAGCCGGTGGATCCACCCCTGACAGAGCTGAGACACCGGCTGGCCTCCCGGCTCGGAGACTCGG from Deinococcus sp. QL22 encodes:
- a CDS encoding transposase, whose amino-acid sequence is MHTPPTHHVIRINRQAYPQVLNAVKQGDLQPTDEDLQVMDQGQVYRPTALLLTDQILVHDRLLQLGTLLIHSECHRLPEQEYTTLLTASHGVYRQYPAAHGLLTALLAPMTPEREAIWWERVRTAVEQGRALVHRVDLVDDIWTPTTWLRDRTRLIQQGAEWFLVLYFSQPQRRVQPIGRAVAGVDIGLHPLATAVVGKRPGVTYDVHWPTECPGDSPEVRAFAQILEYAAARAALEAFTLPLLTLTGTLVLERLDYAQFQGDFPDAARRHAVADWHMSWAPQRAFNRGIKVVRVSPAHTSTGCSQCRTYVEGTRQGRTFHCPYGHRLDAHANAARNLVRRYWGQRRRAQSRRTV